The Acinonyx jubatus isolate Ajub_Pintada_27869175 chromosome D2, VMU_Ajub_asm_v1.0, whole genome shotgun sequence genome contains a region encoding:
- the CHUK gene encoding inhibitor of nuclear factor kappa-B kinase subunit alpha isoform X3, giving the protein MSACTSIGLNHANVVKACDVPEELNFLINDVPLLAMEYCSGGDLRKLLNKPENCCGLKESQILSLLSDIGSGIRYLHENKIIHRDLKPENIVLQDVGGKIMHKIIDLGYAKDVDQGSLCTSFVGTLQYLAPELFENKPYTATVDYWSFGTMVFECIAGYRPFLHHLQPFTWHEKIKKKDPKCIFACEEMTGEVRFSSHLPQPNSLCSLIVEPMENWLQLMLNWDPQQRGGPVDLTLKQPRCFLLMDHILNLKIVHILNMTSAKIISFLLPPDESLHSLQSRIERETGISTGSQELLSETGISLDPRKPASQCVLDGVRGCDSYMVYLFDKSKTVYEGPFASRSLSDCVNYIVRDSKIQLPIIQLRKVWAEAVHYVSGLKEDYSRLFQGQRAAMLSLLRYNANLTKMKNTLISASQQLKAKLEFFHKSIQLDLERYSEQMTYGISSEKMLKAWKEMEEKAIHYAEVGVIGYLEDQIMSLHTEIMELQKSPYGRRQGDLMESLEQRAIDLYKQLKHRPSDHSYSDSTEMVKIIVHTVQSQDRVLKELFGHLSKLLGCKQKIIDLLPKVEMALSNIKEADNTVMFMQGKRQKEIWHLLKIACTQSSARSLVGSSLEGAITPQASAWLPPTSAEREHPLSCVVTPQDGETVAQMIEENLNCLGHLSTIIHEANEEQGSSMMNLDWSWLTE; this is encoded by the exons GTTGAACCATGCCAACGTTGTAAAGGCCTGTGATGTACCTGAGGagttgaattttttaattaatgatgtTCCTCTTCTAGCAATGGAATACTGTTCTGGCGGAGATCTCCGGAAG ctacTCAACAAACCAGAAAATTGCTGTGGGCTTAAAGAAAGCCAGATACTTTCTTTACTGAGTGATATAG ggTCTGGGATCCGATATTtgcatgaaaacaaaatcatacatCGTGATCTAAAACCTGAAAACATAGTTCTTCAGGATGTTGGTGGAAAG ATTATGCATAAAATAATTGATCTGGGATATGCCAAAGATGTTGATCAAGGAAGTCTGTGTACGTCTTTTGTGGGAACACTGCAATATCTG gccccAGAGCTCTTTGAGAACAAGCCTTATACAGCTACTGTTGATTATTGGAGCTTTGGGACCATGGTGTTTGAATGTATTGCTGGATATAGGCCCTTTTTGCATCATCTGCAGCCATTTACCTG GCATGAGAAGATTAAGAAGAAGGATCCAAAGTGTATATTTGCATGTGAAGAGATGACAGGAGAAGTTCGGTTTAGTAGCCATTTACCTCAACCAAATAGCCTTTGTAG TTTAATAGTAGAGCCCATGGAAAACTGGCTTCAGTTGATGCTGAATTGGGATCCTCAGCAAAGAGGAGGACCTGTTGATCTCACTTTGAAGCAGCCAAGATGTTTTCTATTAATGGATCACATTCTGAATTTGAAG ATAGTACACATTCTAAATATGACTTCTGCAAagataatttcttttctgttaccACCTGATGAAAGTCTTCACTCACTGCAGTCTCGTATTGAGCGCGAAACTGGAATAAGTACTGGTTCTCAAGAGCTTCTTTCGGAGACGGGAATTTCTCTGGATCCTCGGAAACCAGCCTCTCAATGTGTTCTAGATGGAGTT AGAGGCTGTGATAGCTATATGGTATATTTGTTTGATAAAAGTAAGACTGTATATGAAGGACCATTTGCTTCCAGAAGTTTATCTGACTGTGTAAATTACATTG TACGGGACAGCAAAATACAACTTCCAATTATACAGCTACGTAAAGTATGGGCTGAAGCAGTGCATTATGTGTCTGGGCTAAAAGAAGACTACAGCAGGCTCTTTCAGGGACAAAGAGCAGCAAT GTTAAGTCTTCTTAGATATAATGCAAACCTGACAAAAATGAAGAACACTTTGATCTCAGCATCTCAGCAACTGAAAGCCAAATTGGAGTTTTTCCACAAAAGCATTCAACTTGACTTGGAAAGATACAGTGAGCAGATGACTTACGGGATAT cctcagaaaaaatgttaaaagcatggaaggaaatggaagaaaaggctATCCACTATGCTGAG GTGGGTGTCATTGGTTACCTGGAGGATCAGATCATGTCCCTGCATACTGAAATCATGGAGCTACAGAAGAGCCCTTATGGAAGACGTCAGGGAGACTTGATGGAATCTCT GGAACAGCGTGCCATTGATCTGTATAAGCAGTTAAAGCACAGACCTTCAG ATCACTCCTACAGCGACAGCACAGAAATGGTGAAGATCATTGTACATACTGTTCAGAGTCAGGACCGGGTTCTCAAGGAGCTGTTTGGTCATCTGAG CAAGTTATTGGGCTGTAAGCAGAAGATTATTGATCTACTGCCCAAGGTGGAAATGGCCCTCAGTAACATCAAAGAAGCTGACAATACTGTCATGTTTATgcagggaaagaggcagaaagaaatatGGCATCTCCTTAAAATTGCCTGT acaCAGAGTTCTGCCCGGTCCCTTGTAGGATCCAGTCTAGAAGGTGCAATAACCCCTCAGGCATCAGCATGGCTTCCCCCAACTTCAGCAGAACGTGAACATCCCCTGTCATGCGTGGTAACTCCTCAAGATGG GGAGACTGTAGCACAAATGATAGAAGAAAATTTGAACTGTCTTGGCCATTTAAGCACTATTATTCATGAAGCAAATGAGGAACAGGGCAGTAGTATGATG AATCTTGATTGGAGTTGGTTAACAGAATGA
- the CHUK gene encoding inhibitor of nuclear factor kappa-B kinase subunit alpha isoform X2 encodes MERPPGLRPGAGGPWEMRERLGTGGFGNVCLYQHRELDVKIAIKSCRVELSTKNRERWCHEIQIMKKLNHANVVKACDVPEELNFLINDVPLLAMEYCSGGDLRKLLNKPENCCGLKESQILSLLSDIGSGIRYLHENKIIHRDLKPENIVLQDVGGKIMHKIIDLGYAKDVDQGSLCTSFVGTLQYLAPELFENKPYTATVDYWSFGTMVFECIAGYRPFLHHLQPFTWHEKIKKKDPKCIFACEEMTGEVRFSSHLPQPNSLCSLIVEPMENWLQLMLNWDPQQRGGPVDLTLKQPRCFLLMDHILNLKIVHILNMTSAKIISFLLPPDESLHSLQSRIERETGISTGSQELLSETGISLDPRKPASQCVLDGVRGCDSYMVYLFDKSKTVYEGPFASRSLSDCVNYIVRDSKIQLPIIQLRKVWAEAVHYVSGLKEDYSRLFQGQRAAMLSLLRYNANLTKMKNTLISASQQLKAKLEFFHKSIQLDLERYSEQMTYGISSEKMLKAWKEMEEKAIHYAEVGVIGYLEDQIMSLHTEIMELQKSPYGRRQGDLMESLEQRAIDLYKQLKHRPSDHSYSDSTEMVKIIVHTVQSQDRVLKELFGHLSKLLGCKQKIIDLLPKVEMALSNIKEADNTVMFMQGKRQKEIWHLLKIACTQSSARSLVGSSLEGAITPQASAWLPPTSAEREHPLSCVGDCSTNDRRKFELSWPFKHYYS; translated from the exons GAACTTGATGTCAAAATAGCAATTAAGTCATGTCGTGTAGAACTAAGTACCAAAAACAGAGAACGGTGGTGCCATGAAATCCAGATCATGAAGAA GTTGAACCATGCCAACGTTGTAAAGGCCTGTGATGTACCTGAGGagttgaattttttaattaatgatgtTCCTCTTCTAGCAATGGAATACTGTTCTGGCGGAGATCTCCGGAAG ctacTCAACAAACCAGAAAATTGCTGTGGGCTTAAAGAAAGCCAGATACTTTCTTTACTGAGTGATATAG ggTCTGGGATCCGATATTtgcatgaaaacaaaatcatacatCGTGATCTAAAACCTGAAAACATAGTTCTTCAGGATGTTGGTGGAAAG ATTATGCATAAAATAATTGATCTGGGATATGCCAAAGATGTTGATCAAGGAAGTCTGTGTACGTCTTTTGTGGGAACACTGCAATATCTG gccccAGAGCTCTTTGAGAACAAGCCTTATACAGCTACTGTTGATTATTGGAGCTTTGGGACCATGGTGTTTGAATGTATTGCTGGATATAGGCCCTTTTTGCATCATCTGCAGCCATTTACCTG GCATGAGAAGATTAAGAAGAAGGATCCAAAGTGTATATTTGCATGTGAAGAGATGACAGGAGAAGTTCGGTTTAGTAGCCATTTACCTCAACCAAATAGCCTTTGTAG TTTAATAGTAGAGCCCATGGAAAACTGGCTTCAGTTGATGCTGAATTGGGATCCTCAGCAAAGAGGAGGACCTGTTGATCTCACTTTGAAGCAGCCAAGATGTTTTCTATTAATGGATCACATTCTGAATTTGAAG ATAGTACACATTCTAAATATGACTTCTGCAAagataatttcttttctgttaccACCTGATGAAAGTCTTCACTCACTGCAGTCTCGTATTGAGCGCGAAACTGGAATAAGTACTGGTTCTCAAGAGCTTCTTTCGGAGACGGGAATTTCTCTGGATCCTCGGAAACCAGCCTCTCAATGTGTTCTAGATGGAGTT AGAGGCTGTGATAGCTATATGGTATATTTGTTTGATAAAAGTAAGACTGTATATGAAGGACCATTTGCTTCCAGAAGTTTATCTGACTGTGTAAATTACATTG TACGGGACAGCAAAATACAACTTCCAATTATACAGCTACGTAAAGTATGGGCTGAAGCAGTGCATTATGTGTCTGGGCTAAAAGAAGACTACAGCAGGCTCTTTCAGGGACAAAGAGCAGCAAT GTTAAGTCTTCTTAGATATAATGCAAACCTGACAAAAATGAAGAACACTTTGATCTCAGCATCTCAGCAACTGAAAGCCAAATTGGAGTTTTTCCACAAAAGCATTCAACTTGACTTGGAAAGATACAGTGAGCAGATGACTTACGGGATAT cctcagaaaaaatgttaaaagcatggaaggaaatggaagaaaaggctATCCACTATGCTGAG GTGGGTGTCATTGGTTACCTGGAGGATCAGATCATGTCCCTGCATACTGAAATCATGGAGCTACAGAAGAGCCCTTATGGAAGACGTCAGGGAGACTTGATGGAATCTCT GGAACAGCGTGCCATTGATCTGTATAAGCAGTTAAAGCACAGACCTTCAG ATCACTCCTACAGCGACAGCACAGAAATGGTGAAGATCATTGTACATACTGTTCAGAGTCAGGACCGGGTTCTCAAGGAGCTGTTTGGTCATCTGAG CAAGTTATTGGGCTGTAAGCAGAAGATTATTGATCTACTGCCCAAGGTGGAAATGGCCCTCAGTAACATCAAAGAAGCTGACAATACTGTCATGTTTATgcagggaaagaggcagaaagaaatatGGCATCTCCTTAAAATTGCCTGT acaCAGAGTTCTGCCCGGTCCCTTGTAGGATCCAGTCTAGAAGGTGCAATAACCCCTCAGGCATCAGCATGGCTTCCCCCAACTTCAGCAGAACGTGAACATCCCCTGTCATGCGTG GGAGACTGTAGCACAAATGATAGAAGAAAATTTGAACTGTCTTGGCCATTTAAGCACTATTATTCATGA
- the CHUK gene encoding inhibitor of nuclear factor kappa-B kinase subunit alpha isoform X1 gives MERPPGLRPGAGGPWEMRERLGTGGFGNVCLYQHRELDVKIAIKSCRVELSTKNRERWCHEIQIMKKLNHANVVKACDVPEELNFLINDVPLLAMEYCSGGDLRKLLNKPENCCGLKESQILSLLSDIGSGIRYLHENKIIHRDLKPENIVLQDVGGKIMHKIIDLGYAKDVDQGSLCTSFVGTLQYLAPELFENKPYTATVDYWSFGTMVFECIAGYRPFLHHLQPFTWHEKIKKKDPKCIFACEEMTGEVRFSSHLPQPNSLCSLIVEPMENWLQLMLNWDPQQRGGPVDLTLKQPRCFLLMDHILNLKIVHILNMTSAKIISFLLPPDESLHSLQSRIERETGISTGSQELLSETGISLDPRKPASQCVLDGVRGCDSYMVYLFDKSKTVYEGPFASRSLSDCVNYIVRDSKIQLPIIQLRKVWAEAVHYVSGLKEDYSRLFQGQRAAMLSLLRYNANLTKMKNTLISASQQLKAKLEFFHKSIQLDLERYSEQMTYGISSEKMLKAWKEMEEKAIHYAEVGVIGYLEDQIMSLHTEIMELQKSPYGRRQGDLMESLEQRAIDLYKQLKHRPSDHSYSDSTEMVKIIVHTVQSQDRVLKELFGHLSKLLGCKQKIIDLLPKVEMALSNIKEADNTVMFMQGKRQKEIWHLLKIACTQSSARSLVGSSLEGAITPQASAWLPPTSAEREHPLSCVVTPQDGETVAQMIEENLNCLGHLSTIIHEANEEQGSSMMNLDWSWLTE, from the exons GAACTTGATGTCAAAATAGCAATTAAGTCATGTCGTGTAGAACTAAGTACCAAAAACAGAGAACGGTGGTGCCATGAAATCCAGATCATGAAGAA GTTGAACCATGCCAACGTTGTAAAGGCCTGTGATGTACCTGAGGagttgaattttttaattaatgatgtTCCTCTTCTAGCAATGGAATACTGTTCTGGCGGAGATCTCCGGAAG ctacTCAACAAACCAGAAAATTGCTGTGGGCTTAAAGAAAGCCAGATACTTTCTTTACTGAGTGATATAG ggTCTGGGATCCGATATTtgcatgaaaacaaaatcatacatCGTGATCTAAAACCTGAAAACATAGTTCTTCAGGATGTTGGTGGAAAG ATTATGCATAAAATAATTGATCTGGGATATGCCAAAGATGTTGATCAAGGAAGTCTGTGTACGTCTTTTGTGGGAACACTGCAATATCTG gccccAGAGCTCTTTGAGAACAAGCCTTATACAGCTACTGTTGATTATTGGAGCTTTGGGACCATGGTGTTTGAATGTATTGCTGGATATAGGCCCTTTTTGCATCATCTGCAGCCATTTACCTG GCATGAGAAGATTAAGAAGAAGGATCCAAAGTGTATATTTGCATGTGAAGAGATGACAGGAGAAGTTCGGTTTAGTAGCCATTTACCTCAACCAAATAGCCTTTGTAG TTTAATAGTAGAGCCCATGGAAAACTGGCTTCAGTTGATGCTGAATTGGGATCCTCAGCAAAGAGGAGGACCTGTTGATCTCACTTTGAAGCAGCCAAGATGTTTTCTATTAATGGATCACATTCTGAATTTGAAG ATAGTACACATTCTAAATATGACTTCTGCAAagataatttcttttctgttaccACCTGATGAAAGTCTTCACTCACTGCAGTCTCGTATTGAGCGCGAAACTGGAATAAGTACTGGTTCTCAAGAGCTTCTTTCGGAGACGGGAATTTCTCTGGATCCTCGGAAACCAGCCTCTCAATGTGTTCTAGATGGAGTT AGAGGCTGTGATAGCTATATGGTATATTTGTTTGATAAAAGTAAGACTGTATATGAAGGACCATTTGCTTCCAGAAGTTTATCTGACTGTGTAAATTACATTG TACGGGACAGCAAAATACAACTTCCAATTATACAGCTACGTAAAGTATGGGCTGAAGCAGTGCATTATGTGTCTGGGCTAAAAGAAGACTACAGCAGGCTCTTTCAGGGACAAAGAGCAGCAAT GTTAAGTCTTCTTAGATATAATGCAAACCTGACAAAAATGAAGAACACTTTGATCTCAGCATCTCAGCAACTGAAAGCCAAATTGGAGTTTTTCCACAAAAGCATTCAACTTGACTTGGAAAGATACAGTGAGCAGATGACTTACGGGATAT cctcagaaaaaatgttaaaagcatggaaggaaatggaagaaaaggctATCCACTATGCTGAG GTGGGTGTCATTGGTTACCTGGAGGATCAGATCATGTCCCTGCATACTGAAATCATGGAGCTACAGAAGAGCCCTTATGGAAGACGTCAGGGAGACTTGATGGAATCTCT GGAACAGCGTGCCATTGATCTGTATAAGCAGTTAAAGCACAGACCTTCAG ATCACTCCTACAGCGACAGCACAGAAATGGTGAAGATCATTGTACATACTGTTCAGAGTCAGGACCGGGTTCTCAAGGAGCTGTTTGGTCATCTGAG CAAGTTATTGGGCTGTAAGCAGAAGATTATTGATCTACTGCCCAAGGTGGAAATGGCCCTCAGTAACATCAAAGAAGCTGACAATACTGTCATGTTTATgcagggaaagaggcagaaagaaatatGGCATCTCCTTAAAATTGCCTGT acaCAGAGTTCTGCCCGGTCCCTTGTAGGATCCAGTCTAGAAGGTGCAATAACCCCTCAGGCATCAGCATGGCTTCCCCCAACTTCAGCAGAACGTGAACATCCCCTGTCATGCGTGGTAACTCCTCAAGATGG GGAGACTGTAGCACAAATGATAGAAGAAAATTTGAACTGTCTTGGCCATTTAAGCACTATTATTCATGAAGCAAATGAGGAACAGGGCAGTAGTATGATG AATCTTGATTGGAGTTGGTTAACAGAATGA